The following are encoded together in the Tetrapisispora phaffii CBS 4417 chromosome 5, complete genome genome:
- the GRH1 gene encoding Grh1p (similar to Saccharomyces cerevisiae GRH1 (YDR517W); ancestral locus Anc_1.32) codes for MFRIAKNLVKTLEQSVQDTLALSSSTSEIDAFFHSIPPALLLPQMQEQSGYSPEDAGSASVRSNVNESLSGLRIVFVHETQLQLQSYFDFIVGINDEPVPVIINQHGYSYPDYNRIVELLNEKCNNYVKLNIWSGKGGNYRDEYVSVQYKDESQLEDVSLAAVEDNQAANKKFQSLGFKVQWSPLIAATFVYHILNINLPNGPAEQAGLIPDEDYIIGCQDGLLATGGETLLQDIVKSRANHELILYVYNKIHDCVRPITVNIGGDGRLGCNVGYGFLHRIPTVAPSHTTGTATTATTTAPPPAIEPPAIEPPAQLSEEAFTPQVALPTAGKKRTKTKHTTGLVDTDYFNEGKDTAPPSSTNSKADVPPPQQASRHNNKHTHAHLQYICIHIFIYII; via the coding sequence atgtttaGAATTGCTAAGAATTTGGTGAAGACACTGGAACAAAGTGTCCAAGATACGTTGGCTTTATCTTCCAGTACTTCTGAGATCGATGCATTTTTCCATTCCATTCCCCCAGCGCTATTATTGCCACAAATGCAAGAGCAATCTGGATATTCTCCGGAGGACGCTGGGTCTGCAAGTGTGAGGTCCAACGTCAATGAATCCCTATCTGGTTTGCGAATCGTGTTTGTGCACGAGACTCAATTGCAATTGCAATCATACTTCGACTTCATTGTCGGTATAAATGATGAACCGGTGCCTGTGATCATCAACCAACATGGTTATTCATACCCCGATTACAACAGAATTGTCGAATTACTGAATGAGAAATGTAACAATTACGTCAAGTTGAACATATGGTCCGGCAAAGGGGGTAACTATAGAGACGAGTACGTGTCAGTGCAATACAAAGACGAATCGCAATTGGAAGATGTTTCATTAGCGGCTGTCGAAGATAACCAAGCAGCCAACAAGAAATTCCAGTCGCTGGGATTCAAAGTGCAATGGTCCCCACTAATCGCAGCCACATTTGTGTACCACATCCTCAACATTAACTTACCAAATGGTCCTGCCGAGCAGGCAGGCCTTATCCCAGATGAGGACTACATCATCGGCTGTCAAGATGGTCTTCTGGCCACTGGCGGAGAAACGCTGCTGCAAGACATTGTCAAATCCAGAGCAAACCACGAACTCATCCTCTACGTGTACAACAAGATACACGACTGCGTGAGACCAATTACAGTGAACATCGGCGGTGACGGCAGACTGGGATGCAACGTAGGTTACGGTTTCCTACACAGAATCCCCACCGTTGCACCATCACATACCACAGGCACCGCCACTACCGCCACTACCACCGCACCACCACCAGCAATAGAACCACCAGCAATAGAACCACCAGCACAGCTATCTGAAGAGGCATTCACCCCACAAGTAGCCCTGCCAACCGCAGGCAAGAAGAGGACCAAGACAAAGCATACAACCGGCCTCGTTGACACCGACTATTTCAACGAGGGCAAGGACACAGCTCCACCATCCTCCACGAACTCCAAGGCAGACGTGCCCCCACCCCAACAAGCATCCAGACACAACAATAAGCACACACACGCACACCTCCAATACATATGTATCCACatctttatatacattattTAA
- the TPHA0E03790 gene encoding uncharacterized protein (similar to Saccharomyces cerevisiae PDI1 (YCL043C) and EUG1 (YDR518W); ancestral locus Anc_1.31) → MVSINSLLLVAGLSGNVFGAAAVARDAKASSSDKIEQLNATNFDQIVGSKRFFVAEFYAPWCLHSKNIKERLAAAADRLLPRDIVFGQIDCTENKEVCDKYEIDAYPTLKIFKDSNLTHPIAWEGSTNVDGLVAYALRKDTVPVTVVDSESVLQDILRNSGKPVVVKNANGKFDEQFENIAKQRMDSITFVSFPREKDATFSLYINKGKNANGSPDIKEISNLENLEYFINDEQNFVKWITQETLPAFGNLTASTHSVYASLSVPIAYYMYNRDEDATDDIIPFMKELGETYRGKVNIVGVDVRQYSKPIETLGVLPQYPLFAIHDVRKNRRYVLPQLAEEEFKNLEEPVKLSQIHMKQLLENFTKGEAKPMERSEEVPAKQDSDVYHLVGSTHDKFVFDEKRDILVRYYAPWCNISAKIEPLFNRAAQIFNEDASLKDKLALADINAFDNDVLSVDIEQFPTLVLFPAGNNTKPVFFEGGKSIESIMAFVENSSTHKIPGKQMFAAYRQRVLDEQNKKESAEKAKKASEEQAKKTSEEQAKKTSEEQAKKNDQQQQQQQAVHDEL, encoded by the coding sequence ATGGTTTCTATTAATTCGTTATTGTTGGTTGCTGGTTTATCTGGCAACGTGTTTGGTGCTGCAGCTGTCGCTAGAGATGCTAAGGCTTCGTCTAGTGATAAGATTGAGCAACTGAATGCTACTAATTTCGACCAAATTGTGGGATCTAAGAGATTTTTCGTTGCTGAGTTTTATGCTCCATGGTGTTTACATTCAAAGAACATTAAAGAAAGACTAGCTGCCGCTGCAGACAGATTATTACCAAGAGATATTGTTTTTGGTCAGATTGATTGTACTGAGAATAAAGAAGTTTGCGATAAATACGAGATCGATGCTTATCCgactttaaaaatattcaaagatAGCAATTTGACTCATCCAATTGCTTGGGAGGGTTCCACTAACGTGGATGGGCTTGTTGCATACGCTTTGAGAAAGGATACCGTGCCAGTCACTGTTGTGGACAGTGAATCTGTTTTGCAAGATATTCTGAGAAACAGTGGGAAGCCCGTTGTTGTTAAAAACGCAAACGGTAAATTCGACGAGCAATTCGAGAATATTGCCAAGCAACGTATGGATAGTATCACTTTTGTCTCATTCCCAAGAGAAAAAGATGCTACGTTCAGTTTATACATCAATAAGGGTAAGAATGCCAACGGTTCTCCagatattaaagaaatttctaatttggaaaatttggaatatttcattaacgATGAACAAAACTTCGTCAAATGGATCACTCAAGAGACTTTACCAGCTTTCGGTAACTTGACTGCCAGTACGCACTCAGTTTACGCTAGCTTAAGTGTCCCAATCGCTTACTATATGTACAACCGTGATGAAGATGCTACTGACGATATCATTCCATTTATGAAGGAATTAGGTGAAACTTACCGTGGTAAAGTCAATATTGTTGGTGTCGACGTTCGTCAATACAGTAAACCAATTGAAACTTTAGGTGTTTTACCACAATACCCATTATTCGCTATTCATGATGTTCGCAAAAATAGAAGATACGTTTTACCACAGTTGgctgaagaagaattcaAGAACTTGGAAGAACCAGTTAAGCTATCTCAAATTCATATGAAacaattattagaaaatttcACTAAGGGTGAAGCTAAACCAATGGAGAGATCAGAAGAGGTACCAGCTAAACAAGACTCTGATGTTTATCATTTAGTTGGCTCAACTCATGACAAATTTGTTTTCGATGAGAAGAGGGACATTCTAGTTAGATACTATGCTCCATGGTGTAATATCTCTGCCAAGATCGAGCCATTGTTCAACAGAGCTGCCCAAATCTTCAACGAAGATGCTTCTTTGAAAGACAAATTAGCACTAGCTGACATTAACGCATTCGACAATGATGTTTTAAGCGTTGATATCGAACAGTTCCCGACTTTAGTGCTGTTCCCAGCTGGCAATAACACAAAACCAGTCTTTTTTGAAGGTGGTAAGAGTATCGAATCCATTATGGCGTTTGTTGAAAACAGTTCTACACATAAAATTCCAGGTAAGCAAATGTTTGCTGCATACAGACAGCGTGTTTTGGATGAACAAAATAAGAAAGAATCCGCAGAAAAGGCAAAGAAGGCTTCTGAAGAACAAGCTAAAAAGACTTCTGAAGAACAAGCTAAGAAGACCTCTGAAGAACAAGCTAAAAAGAACGaccaacaacagcaacaacaacaagcTGTTCATGATGAATTATAA
- the TPHA0E03750 gene encoding uncharacterized protein (similar to Saccharomyces cerevisiae SRO9 (YCL037C) and SLF1 (YDR515W); ancestral locus Anc_1.36), which translates to MSDSKEDIENVVKSEVEKEDSQIPIQESKSFILAPKPSQSPWKNGEVDGTNIPEQVISIEHTQSKSVGKYKKKHRGKKSNSVIKINSNTKWEAIQPVIVVADEVGNKTSNSNNSNSNNGKKSSRRRSKKKKPSTTDEGKDKESSKQNEDQQHSANGNKSNANMKQTSSKKNNNRKKTNKKKHQDSSNVNKKSEPDSKSYKDTESKKHNNNHNRNLYHGDHQNTDQRTYYSLKPIIDSVNAVAHQIEYYLSKENLEKDTYLMPKLSKDGYISMYPLSKFFRLVNLSFGGNISILLAALREIVVNENATITVSSGAFLDLNIEDSENILRQFFLRGKDWESYKGDIVNNKEESSYIIEKELSGNDLDQYMIFNVKGSNHRRSVDANHEGKENANATNTEEPKAEPEMETEKEDVN; encoded by the coding sequence ATGTCTGATAGCAAAGAAGACATAGAGAATGTTGTTAAAAGTGAAGtggaaaaagaagataGCCAGATTCCTATTCAAGAGTCAAAGAGTTTTATTCTTGCTCCAAAACCTTCACAATCGCCATGGAAAAATGGTGAAGTTGATGGCACCAACATTCCAGAGCAGGTTATATCTATCGAACATACACAAAGTAAAAGTGTTGGtaaatataagaaaaaaCATAGGGGCAAGAAGTCTAATTCTGTGATTAAGATCAACTCTAACACGAAATGGGAAGCTATCCAGCCAGTGATTGTAGTGGCCGATGAGGTTGGTAATAAAACAtcaaatagtaataatagtaatagtaACAATGGTAAAAAGTCAAGTAGAAGAAGGagcaagaagaaaaaacCATCTACCACTGACGAAGGTAAAGACAAGGAATCTTCTAAGCAAAATGAAGATCAACAACACTCTGCTAATGGCAATAAATCTAATGCAAATATGAAACAAACTTCAAGTAagaagaataataatagaaaaaaaaccaacaaaaagaaacatCAAGACAGTTctaatgtaaataaaaaatcagaACCAGATTCTAAATCATACAAAGATACAGAAAGTAAGAAACATAACAATAATCATAACCGTAATTTATATCATGGAGATCATCAAAATACCGACCAACGAActtattattcattaaaacCAATAATAGATTCAGTGAATGCTGTTGCACACCAGATAGAATATTACTTGTCTAAAGAGAACTTGGAGAAAGACACTTATTTAATGCCAAAATTATCAAAGGATGGTTACATATCAATGTATCCATTATCGAAATTCTTTAGACTGGTTAATTTATCGTTCGGTGGTAATATAAGTATTTTATTAGCGGCCTTAAGAGAAATTGTTGTTAACGAAAATGCTACCATCACTGTTTCATCTGGTGCATTCTtagatttaaatattgaagattCTGAAAACATACTAAGGCAGTTCTTTTTACGTGGAAAAGATTGGGAATCTTATAAAGGTGATATCGTCAATAACAAAGAGGAATCCtcatatattattgaaaaagaattatcaGGAAATGATCTGGACCAGTATATGATTTTCAATGTAAAAGGGTCCAATCACAGACGGTCTGTGGATGCTAATCATGaaggaaaagaaaatgcAAATGCCACTAATACTGAAGAACCAAAAGCAGAGCCAGAGATGGaaacagaaaaagaagatgtTAACTAA
- the GFD2 gene encoding Gfd2p (similar to Saccharomyces cerevisiae GFD2 (YCL036W) and YDR514C; ancestral locus Anc_1.37) has protein sequence MVAIRIARAHRVTMKRSFDKIESFGSHINSRSYVDGRNSPHRDRNVKEVSSVVVRNLPARLKTGINFYKKSLSSLLNSNASSSDVNWADSIEYYQGIKNIVYVPNERDIQQVKEYINEISKKYAASNKDSSQALYSKLNALSEKYINENPNLDAGYFSIVPGSSSASIDNAVKKEFDFKVKDIKNSHFPTIFCPPKSTNFEYISNSLQLVNEKKTILFSIDIEAYEFDSNVITEIGITIYDPRENYQQPTIFPVFQKYHIIIEESLFLKNKKFVCDFKDCYLHGESYVLKLVEAKNFIQNLINFYLKSSNEADRTWERALVGHNVKGDLNWLKNIGIKLPELDFTLTEKDNSDAVHVLDTQIFYQHNFYDKYSSLGKILKLFNISHSFLHNAGNDSYYTLKALIYMNDINFRRNQRLDDIESVQKNIIQLMERDKTEKRIIPMSYNVLIKEVQEEKNTVSHKHQHKKQNAKRLIHQTEFNGIVWFNKGIDAFKYSIGQR, from the coding sequence ATGGTTGCAATAAGAATTGCAAGAGCTCATCGAGTTACAATGAAACGGTcgtttgataaaattgaatcCTTTGGTAGCCATATAAATAGTAGATCTTATGTTGATGGGCGTAATTCTCCACATAGAGATAGAAATGTGAAAGAGGTTAGTTCTGTGGTGGTTAGGAACTTGCCTGCTAGGTTGAAAACCGgtatcaatttttataagaagtcattatcatcattattgaaTAGTAATGCTTCAAGTTCTGATGTGAATTGGGCAGATAGTATTGAATATTACCAAGGTATTAAAAACATTGTGTATGTACCTAATGAAAGAGATATTCAGCAAGTGAAAGAATACATTAATGAGATTTCGAAGAAATACGCTGCAAGCAACAAAGATAGCAGTCAAgctttatattcaaaattgaatGCACTatctgaaaaatatattaatgaaaatcCTAATTTGGATGCTGGATATTTTAGTATTGTACCAGGGTCTTCTTCTGCCTCTATAGATAATGCTGTTAAGAAAGAGtttgattttaaagttaaagatattaaaaattctcATTTTCCAACTATATTCTGTCCACCAAAGAGTAccaattttgaatatattagtaACAGTTTACAATTGGTTAATGAAAAGAAGACGATATTGTTTTCCATTGATATTGAGGCTTATGAATTTGATTCTAATGTCATTACAGAGATTGGTATTACGATTTATGATCCAAGGGAAAACTATCAACAACCAACAATATTCCCAGTATTCCAGAAGTATCATATAATCATTGAAGAATCTCTGTTcttaaaaaataagaagTTTGTTTGTGACTTCAAAGATTGTTATTTGCATGGTGAAAGTTATGTCTTAAAGTTAGTGGAAGCTAAAAACTTCATTCAGAATTTAATCAACTTTTATTTGAAGTCGTCAAACGAAGCGGATAGAACCTGGGAAAGAGCTCTTGTTGGCCATAATGTGAAAGGAGATTTGAATTGGTTGAAGAATATTGGAATTAAGTTGCCTGAACTTGATTTTACACTGACAGAGAAAGACAACAGCGATGCAGTGCATGTTTTAGACACTCAAATCTTTTACCAACATAATTTCTATGATAAATACAGTTCATTAgggaaaatattaaaattgtttaatatttcacATAGTTTTCTTCATAATGCTGGTAACGATTCTTATTACACTCTTAAAGCATTGATCTATATGAACGATATAAATTTCAGAAGAAACCAACGACTTGATGACATTGAATCTGTGcaaaagaatattataCAATTGATGGAAAGAGATAAGACAGAGAAACGTATCATTCCGATGTCATACAATGTATTGATCAAAGAAGTTCAAGAGGAGAAGAATACTGTTAGTCATAAACATCAACACAAGAAACAAAATGCTAAGAGACTTATCCATCAAACAGAATTTAATGGAATTGTGTGGTTCAACAAGGGTATAGATGCATTTAAGTATAGCATTGGTCAACGATag
- the TPHA0E03770 gene encoding uncharacterized protein (similar to Saccharomyces cerevisiae GLK1 (YCL040W) and EMI2 (YDR516C); ancestral locus Anc_1.33): MYGYISIYICISNATMVDQYCRSGWLVISLKIDGHWDVMTDNMIFKDENEGDDLLAAAVKGICDQFVVTQGQLIAMTNYFIDQMNSGLNEEIGSGLPMIPSFVTALPTGEEQGIVLTAELGGTNFTVSKVTLKGRNQYSIDQMKTRIPDYLFQNYSATSRDLFTFLVKQVDEFMRSHLGDVFTADRKHDQSFKMGFIFSYPVKQTSLDTAELIRWTKRLNIKDTVGKDVIQLFQDELDNQGLNMVNVMALTNDTICTFLSLCYSTRTTDLSAGRDNKIQGDISGPVIGCVFGTGTNGCYKESINNIVKLPRDIKQMLLNMGNTEMLINTEWGSFDNETKILPTSKYDISIDKKYSRNPGYNLFEKRVSGMFLGEILRNILIDLYSRGLMFQQYASYDVLPHQLRTPFQISCQVMASIEIDDTIGLRASEMSLLQSLRILTTPTERAHIQTLTRIISRRAAYLAAVPIAAIIIKTGALEKKYNGEVDVSCEGSIIKYYPGFKTMMRQALALTPLGTDGERRIHLKILEDSPSVGAALCALMA; the protein is encoded by the coding sequence ATGTATGGGTATATAAGCATCTACATCTGCATTTCAAATGCCACCATGGTCGATCAGTATTGTCGATCCGGATGGCTGGTTATTTCGTTGAAGATCGATGGCCATTGGGATGTAATGACAGATAATATGATCTTTAAGGACGAAAATGAAGGTGATGATCTTCTCGCTGCTGCAGTTAAGGGCATCTGTGACCAATTTGTTGTCACACAAGGACAACTTATTGCCATgacaaattattttatagaTCAGATGAATAGTGGTttgaatgaagaaattggGAGTGGTTTGCCCATGATTCCATCTTTTGTCACTGCATTACCAACGGGAGAAGAACAAGGTATTGTATTAACGGCCGAACTAGGCGGGACAAACTTCACAGTCTCTAAGGTTACTTTGAAAGGCAGGAATCAGTATTCAATTGATCAGATGAAAACAAGAATACCAGATTATTTATTCCAGAACTATTCAGCGACTTCCAGGGATTTATTCACGTTTTTAGTAAAACAAGTAGATGAGTTCATGAGGTCTCACCTCGGTGATGTTTTTACTGCAGATCGCAAGCATGACCAGTCCTTTAAAATGGGGTTCATATTCTCTTACCCAGTAAAACAAACCTCTTTAGACACTGCTGAGTTAATCCGATGGACAAAAAGGTTGAATATAAAGGATACAGTGGGCAAAGATGTAATTCAACTTTTTCAAGATGAATTAGACAACCAAGGTTTGAATATGGTTAATGTTATGGCACTTACAAATGATACAATATGTACATTTTTATCGTTATGCTATTCTACTAGAACGACAGACTTATCAGCAGGGAGAGACAATAAGATCCAAGGTGATATATCGGGACCAGTGATAGGATGTGTGTTCGGAACTGGCACTAATGGCTGTTATAAAGaatcaataaataatatagtGAAATTACCAAGGGATATTAAACAAATGTTACTAAACATGGGAAACACTGAAATGCTTATTAACACAGAATGGGGATCGTttgataatgaaacaaaaattCTACCAACAAGCAAATATGATATTTCCATTGATAAGAAGTACAGTCGAAATCCTGGATACAATCTCTTTGAAAAAAGAGTCTCTGGGATGTTTTTAGGTGAAATCCTGCGAAATATTCTAATTGACTTGTATTCTCGAGGGTTAATGTTTCAACAGTATGCATCATATGATGTATTGCCTCATCAATTGAGAACACCTTTCCAAATATCCTGCCAAGTCATGGCTAGCATTGAAATCGATGACACAATCGGTTTGCGGGCTTCTGAAATGTCGTTGTTACAGAGTCTTCGCATTCTGACGACCCCAACAGAAAGGGCTCACATTCAAACTCTGACACGTATAATATCAAGGCGGGCAGCGTATCTGGCTGCTGTTCCCATAGCAGCAATCATCATCAAAACAGGAGctttagaaaaaaaatacaacgGCGAAGTTGACGTTAGCTGTGAGGGGTCGATAATCAAGTATTATCCAGGTTTCAAGACAATGATGAGACAAGCATTAGCATTAACACCTTTAGGAACCGACGGCGAACGACGCATCCATCTCAAGATCCTTGAAGATAGTCCAAGTGTCGGTGCTGCATTATGTGCATTAATGGCATGA
- the GID7 gene encoding glucose-induced degradation complex subunit GID7 (similar to Saccharomyces cerevisiae GID7 (YCL039W); ancestral locus Anc_1.34) yields the protein MSISFEGDADGVDDKIFMPTYNSKRRRSKVSSKPPLKTLTDESVNPVMNETVGNVFDKVQLTKLLINTLNEMGFSDTAIALEKESGGVRVESSNVHQLIRLLESGKYEYIDLEILSRLPLNNKTSILNQYVKDKPQELSDRDEVIDMENVNYSQTLKVMNDNTDQLKIIVDDLVKDYNLNTSDSFWSDLIYLRGIVEILVLLSRQIFLELVLDIEDISTAVTFLRTIVRNLIKIWETLLLVKDKAIIMIEEGDTSEFTPDNILKEMTITLTSSNIVKGDPRSAWRGSKENSRKNTVELISCYIDPEDLVPKDRLITLLKQAIKFQRSQDVLNIIDEEYDEKNIGNRRIINLLQDSSESYNNLKFEEYKTLKYSVDEIWYLQFSPDGKYLASSSANSLYDRKIILYDVENDFKTFKVLGGNDQCILYLSFSPDSRYIVSCPFSEKANVYDLHKKGSSIEIEDEVHTLMTTTLLQPIHSFQITAPATVSTSPLNATIPSHLVDNGNDSGSNNHASNNSTPRSSNSENSIANVNANPPRIWCCDWFHTPSQQGRFVIGSPDREVVFYDINEGRILFRMSGTSSIRVKDVANYIIQPQLEKFPRVHDIKITEDDKNLILMTHQGHLEVYDLSKFPKKSSFSSMDSVSLFETFSLTRINRVNIEKKMTCISLPQITGSYDQVSSLVLVSLQCNELQLWDFKESILIQKFYGQKQEQFIIRSCFGYNNNLVASGSEDGKVYVWDRINGNIVGVLSGHVEHSEYGSKKIEKNCNVVSWNPTNKTQFASGGDDGYIKIWRVIKD from the coding sequence ATGAGCATCTCTTTTGAAGGTGATGCAGACGGTGTCGATGATAAGATTTTTATGCCAACTTATAATAGCAAGAGAAGAAGGTCAAAGGTTTCAAGTAAGCCACCTTTGAAGACTTTAACTGATGAAAGTGTGAATCCAGTTATGAATGAGACTGTTGGTAACGTTTTTGATAAAGTACAGTTGACGAAATTGTTGATTAATACGCTGAATGAGATGGGTTTTAGTGACACTGCGATTGCTTTGGAGAAGGAAAGTGGAGGGGTTCGAGTGGAATCCTCGAATGTGCATCAGTTGATTAGGTTATTGGAGAGTGgtaaatatgaatatattgatttgGAGATTCTAAGTCGTTTACCTTTGAATAATAAGACTTCGATTTTGAATCAGTATGTGAAAGATAAACCACAGGAGTTGTCGGATAGAGATGAAGTTATTGATATGGAAAATGTTAATTATTCACAGACACTGAAAGTAATGAATGATAACACAGATCAACTTAAAATAATAGTGGATGATTTAGTAAAAGATTATAATCTTAATACTTCGGATTCCTTTTGGAGTGATCTCATATATTTAAGAGGAATTGTCGAAATTTTAGTTTTGTTGAGTAGACAGATTTTCCTAGAGTTAGTTTTGGATATTGAAGATATATCAACAGCTGTGACATTTTTGAGAACCATTGTAAgaaatttgattaaaatTTGGGAAACTCTGTTATTAGTAAAAGATAAAGCAATTATCATGATAGAAGAAGGAGATACATCTGAATTTACACCAGAcaatatattgaaagaaatgaCAATTACTCTTACATCATCTAATATAGTGAAGGGAGATCCAAGATCTGCATGGAGAGGTTCTAaagaaaattcaagaaaaaaTACAGTTGAGCTGATATCATGTTACATTGACCCAGAAGACCTTGTCCCCAAGGACAGACTTATCACATTGTTGAAGCAAGCAATCAAATTTCAACGATCTCAGGATGTCCTCAACATAATTGATGAGGAATATGATGAGAAAAATATCGGTAACAgaagaataataaatctaTTGCAAGATTCTTCAGAAAGTtacaataatttaaaatttgagGAATACAAAACTTTGAAGTACTCTGTTGATGAAATTTGGtatcttcaattttctCCAGATGGAAAATATTTGGCAAGTTCCTCTGCTAACTCTCTATATGATAGGAAGATTATTCTGTATGATGTTGAAAATGACTTCAAGACATTCAAGGTTTTAGGTGGTAATGACCAATgcattttatatttatctttttctCCAGATAGTAGATATATTGTTTCCTGTCCTTTTAGTGAAAAGGCAAATGTTTATGATCTGCATAAAAAAGGAAGCTCGAtagaaattgaagatgaagTGCATACACTGATGACCACAACGTTATTGCAACCAATTCACTCGTTTCAAATAACAGCACCAGCCACGGTTTCAACTTCTCCTTTAAATGCAACTATTCCTAGTCATCTAGTAGATAATGGAAATGATAGTGGCAGCAATAACCATGCATCTAATAATAGCACGCCTAGATCGTCAAACTCTGAAAATTCCATTGCTAATGTAAATGCAAATCCTCCAAGGATTTGGTGCTGTGACTGGTTTCACACTCCAAGCCAACAAGGTAGATTTGTGATTGGTTCACCAGATAGAGAGGTTGTGTTTTACGATATTAATGAGGGCAGGATACTTTTTAGAATGTCAGGTACCTCATCTATCAGAGTTAAGGATGTGgctaattatataatacaaCCACAACTGGAAAAATTTCCAAGGGTTCATGATATTAAGATAACTGAAGATGacaaaaatttgattttaatgacACACCAAGGCCATTTAGAAGTTTATGATCTGTCGAAATTCCcaaaaaaatcatcattttcgTCTATGGATAGCGTGTCTCTATTTGAAACGTTTAGTTTGACTAGGATTAATAGGGTTAATATTGAGAAGAAAATGACTTGCATCAGTTTGCCGCAAATTACTGGGTCTTATGATCAAGTGTCTTCATTGGTGTTAGTTAGTTTGCAATGCAATGAGTTACAATTGTGGGATTTCAAGGAAAGCATTCTTATTCAGAAATTCTATGGTCAAAAACAAGaacaatttataataaGGTCATGTTTtggatataataataacttagTTGCAAGTGGCTCAGAAGATGGTAAAGTCTATGTTTGGGATAGAATTAATGGTAATATAGTTGGGGTTTTATCAGGGCATGTTGAGCATAGTGAATATGGTagcaaaaaaatagaaaagaaTTGTAATGTAGTTAGTTGGAACCCTACCAATAAAACTCAATTTGCATCTGGTGGTGATGACGGctatatcaaaatatggAGAGTCATAAAAGATTGA